The DNA sequence AAATCTCATAGAAGATAACAGAGACAACATGAACCAATCCTGTTTTAATTAAATGACTGAATTAAATTTTAAAGTATCTTAACACCTTATCAACCTTTTGCCCGATCGCCTCAAGAAATCAATTTTTGCGCTAGGGATAAATTAAAGTATTTTTCTTCATAATTTACACCCTGTATCACCTGAAATGGTAAGTCTTTTTCCCCTAAATGATTTAAAACTAATATTGCTTCATCAAAATTTTGCTTTTCCGTATATTGATTTATGGTGACAACTGTTTTTAAACCAGCCTTAACGGCGGCAGTTAATCCCTGATTTGTATCTTCAATGGCAATACATTCATGGGAGGATAGATTAAGTTTTTCTAATGCCAATAAGTAAATATCTGGTGCAGGTTTTTTTCTCTCTACCATATCCCCCGCCGCTATTACCTCAAACCAACTAGCCATAGGATTTCCTAAACTGGTTTCTAATAATGCCTCCACATTCGCCACAGAAGCCGTAGATGCGATCGC is a window from the Cyanobacterium sp. Dongsha4 genome containing:
- a CDS encoding HAD family hydrolase, translated to MSLKGIIFDVDGTIAETERDGHRIAFNRAFEQENLPWHWDVDLYGELLEIGGGKERIRYYISNYLPSFKINQSLDEFIAHLHLQKSRFYRQLLENNSIPLRLGVKRLIQEAYSQGVKVAIASTASVANVEALLETSLGNPMASWFEVIAAGDMVERKKPAPDIYLLALEKLNLSSHECIAIEDTNQGLTAAVKAGLKTVVTINQYTEKQNFDEAILVLNHLGEKDLPFQVIQGVNYEEKYFNLSLAQKLIS